A window from Pseudomonas moraviensis encodes these proteins:
- a CDS encoding riboflavin synthase, with product MFTGIIESIGSIRALTPKGGDVRVHVATGKLDLSDVKLGDSIAVNGVCLTAVELPGDGFAADVSRETLDCTAMNDLKSGSPVNLEKALTPTTRLGGHLVSGHVDGVGEVVSRSDNARAVEFRIRAPKELAKYIAHKGSITVDGTSLTVNEVDGAEFMLTIIPHTLSETIMAAYKPGRRVNLEVDLLARYLERLLLGDKAAEKTAGSTITESFLAQNGYLK from the coding sequence ATGTTCACCGGCATCATCGAATCCATCGGCAGTATCCGCGCACTGACCCCAAAGGGTGGTGATGTGCGGGTGCACGTCGCAACCGGCAAGCTCGACCTGAGCGACGTCAAACTGGGCGACAGCATCGCGGTCAACGGCGTTTGCCTGACCGCCGTCGAGTTGCCCGGTGACGGCTTTGCCGCCGACGTCAGCCGCGAAACCCTCGATTGCACCGCCATGAATGACCTGAAAAGCGGCAGCCCGGTCAACCTGGAAAAAGCCCTGACCCCGACCACTCGCCTCGGTGGGCATCTGGTCAGCGGTCACGTCGATGGTGTCGGCGAAGTGGTCTCACGCAGCGACAATGCCCGCGCCGTGGAATTTCGCATCCGCGCGCCGAAGGAACTGGCCAAGTACATCGCCCATAAAGGCTCGATCACCGTCGACGGCACCAGCCTGACCGTGAACGAAGTCGATGGCGCCGAATTCATGCTGACGATCATTCCGCACACCTTGAGCGAAACCATCATGGCTGCGTACAAGCCGGGCCGCCGGGTGAACCTGGAAGTCGACCTGCTGGCGCGTTATCTGGAGCGTTTGCTGCTGGGCGACAAAGCCGCTGAGAAGACCGCCGGCAGCACCATCACCGAAAGCTTTCTGGCCCAAAACGGCTACCTCAAATAA
- a CDS encoding YbaY family lipoprotein yields the protein MPLRPLVLLSLFSLLVACGSDAPKPQPPTPGPAPQQAQKKAKEAAELGPLPAHQRELSGTLQGVPAGAEVELALLVIDEKDRPQQLLASSSLIGNNQILPFHLRFNPEAFPPGARVELRGRASQSGQLILHLPSQTITQPTTQALGQLQFVKAP from the coding sequence ATGCCGTTACGTCCGCTCGTTTTGCTCAGTCTTTTCAGCCTGCTGGTGGCCTGTGGCAGCGACGCACCCAAGCCGCAACCGCCGACGCCAGGCCCTGCGCCGCAGCAGGCGCAGAAAAAAGCCAAGGAAGCCGCCGAACTCGGCCCGCTGCCGGCGCATCAGCGCGAACTGAGCGGCACCCTGCAAGGCGTGCCGGCCGGCGCCGAAGTCGAACTGGCGCTGCTGGTGATCGACGAAAAGGACCGCCCGCAGCAACTGCTCGCCAGTTCCAGCCTGATCGGCAATAACCAGATCCTGCCGTTTCACCTGCGCTTCAACCCTGAGGCGTTTCCGCCCGGCGCACGGGTTGAACTGCGCGGTCGCGCCAGCCAGTCCGGGCAACTGATTCTGCACCTGCCGTCGCAGACCATCACCCAACCGACCACTCAGGCGTTGGGCCAGCTGCAATTCGTCAAAGCGCCATGA
- the ribD gene encoding bifunctional diaminohydroxyphosphoribosylaminopyrimidine deaminase/5-amino-6-(5-phosphoribosylamino)uracil reductase RibD, with amino-acid sequence MTTAAEQAILDAHFMARALELARKGHYTTHPNPRVGCVLVRDGQIVGEGWHERAGEPHAEVHALRAAGEQSRGATAYVTLEPCSHHGRTPPCADALVTAGVARVVAAMRDPNPQVAGRGLQRLAEAGIATQSGVLEAEARKLNQGFLKRMEHGLPFVRVKLAMSLDGRTAMESGESQWITGPAARSAVQRLRAEAAVVLTGADTVLADGARLTVRADELGLDSEQTALAMSRPPLRVLIDGRLRVPLDAPFFKAGPALVATCVAVEEQYANGPECLIVPGEDGQVDLHRLLIELANRGTNEVLVEAGPRLAGAFAQLGLVDEFVIFIAGKFLGSTARPLLDWPLAQMKDAPELKISEIRAVGDDWRVTAIPVPSARV; translated from the coding sequence ATGACCACCGCCGCCGAGCAGGCGATCCTCGACGCGCATTTCATGGCGCGCGCGCTGGAACTGGCGCGCAAGGGCCACTACACCACTCATCCCAATCCACGGGTCGGTTGCGTGCTGGTGCGTGACGGGCAGATTGTCGGCGAAGGCTGGCATGAGCGCGCAGGCGAACCCCATGCCGAAGTCCACGCCCTGCGCGCCGCGGGCGAGCAGTCCCGCGGCGCGACGGCGTACGTGACTCTCGAACCCTGCAGCCACCACGGGCGCACGCCGCCGTGCGCCGATGCCTTGGTGACCGCCGGCGTTGCCCGGGTCGTGGCGGCGATGCGTGATCCCAATCCACAGGTCGCCGGACGCGGTTTGCAGCGCTTGGCCGAGGCCGGTATCGCCACGCAAAGTGGTGTGCTGGAAGCGGAAGCGCGCAAGCTCAATCAAGGTTTTCTGAAACGCATGGAACACGGCTTGCCGTTCGTGCGGGTCAAGTTGGCCATGAGCCTCGACGGTCGCACAGCGATGGAAAGCGGCGAGAGCCAGTGGATCACCGGCCCGGCGGCGCGTTCTGCGGTGCAGCGTTTGCGTGCAGAAGCGGCGGTGGTGCTGACTGGCGCCGACACGGTGCTGGCCGATGGCGCACGGCTGACCGTGCGCGCTGACGAACTCGGTCTCGACAGCGAACAAACTGCGCTGGCCATGAGTCGTCCGCCGCTGCGCGTGCTCATTGACGGCCGCCTGCGGGTGCCGCTGGATGCGCCGTTTTTCAAGGCCGGGCCGGCGCTGGTCGCCACCTGTGTTGCGGTCGAAGAGCAATACGCCAACGGCCCGGAATGCCTGATCGTGCCGGGTGAAGACGGCCAGGTCGATCTGCATCGGTTGCTCATCGAACTGGCCAATCGTGGCACCAACGAGGTGCTGGTCGAGGCTGGTCCGCGTCTGGCCGGCGCCTTTGCGCAACTCGGTCTGGTCGACGAATTCGTGATCTTCATCGCCGGCAAGTTTCTCGGCTCCACGGCGCGTCCGTTGCTCGACTGGCCGCTGGCGCAGATGAAGGACGCGCCGGAGCTGAAAATCAGTGAAATCCGCGCGGTGGGCGATGACTGGCGAGTCACTGCGATCCCTGTCCCTTCAGCCCGCGTATAA
- a CDS encoding ABC transporter ATP-binding protein, with the protein MTQALIELSDLGFNWPGHPTLLDIPAFRLEAGETLFLKGPSGSGKTTLLGLLGGVQKPNRGSIRLLGQELTELSAGKRDTFRVDHTGYIFQQFNLLPFLSVRENVELPCHFSKLRAQRAKQRHGSVDQAAATLLAHLGLKDQSLLSRRADSLSIGQQQRVAAARALIGQPELVIADEPTSALDYDARENFIRLLFAECREAGSSLLFVSHDQSLAPLFDRHLSLAELNRAATSAEV; encoded by the coding sequence ATGACCCAAGCACTCATCGAACTTTCCGACCTGGGCTTCAACTGGCCCGGTCACCCGACGCTGCTGGACATCCCGGCGTTTCGTCTGGAAGCCGGCGAAACCCTGTTTCTCAAAGGCCCCAGCGGCAGCGGCAAGACCACCCTGCTCGGCCTGCTTGGCGGGGTGCAGAAGCCCAATCGCGGCAGCATTCGCCTGCTCGGCCAGGAGCTGACCGAACTCTCCGCCGGCAAGCGCGATACGTTCCGTGTCGATCACACTGGCTACATTTTCCAGCAATTCAATCTGCTGCCGTTTCTCTCGGTGCGCGAGAACGTCGAGTTGCCGTGTCACTTCTCGAAACTGCGCGCGCAACGAGCGAAACAGCGCCACGGCAGCGTCGATCAAGCCGCCGCCACGTTGCTTGCCCACTTGGGTCTGAAAGACCAAAGCCTGCTCAGTCGCCGCGCCGATTCATTGTCCATCGGCCAGCAACAACGGGTCGCTGCCGCCCGCGCATTGATTGGCCAACCGGAACTGGTGATCGCCGACGAACCGACCTCGGCGCTGGATTACGACGCCCGCGAGAACTTCATTCGCCTGCTGTTCGCCGAATGCCGCGAGGCGGGATCGAGTCTGTTGTTCGTCAGCCACGACCAGAGCCTGGCGCCGCTGTTCGACCGTCACCTGTCCCTGGCCGAGCTTAACCGCGCCGCCACGTCTGCCGAGGTCTGA
- a CDS encoding DUF2796 domain-containing protein, with protein sequence MRRLLLALPFALLPLAAAHAVDEHDHDHEHGSLGAHEHGVGRLNAALDGQTLELELESPAMNLVGFEHAATSDADKAKVAAARAQLEKPLALFSLPAAAGCKVVSQELESPLFGDKPDADDHDEDEADKDGHEHHHDHSEIHAHYQFNCATPGALNTLDLANVFKTFPATQKIQVQLISASGQQGTEVTAKSAALKF encoded by the coding sequence ATGCGTCGTTTGCTGCTCGCTTTGCCGTTTGCCCTGTTGCCGCTGGCCGCTGCCCATGCGGTTGATGAGCACGATCACGACCATGAGCACGGCAGCCTCGGCGCGCATGAGCATGGTGTGGGTCGCCTGAACGCCGCGCTCGACGGTCAGACCCTGGAGCTGGAACTGGAAAGCCCGGCGATGAACCTGGTCGGTTTCGAACATGCGGCCACGTCGGACGCGGACAAGGCCAAAGTCGCTGCCGCTCGTGCGCAGCTGGAAAAACCATTGGCGCTGTTCAGTCTGCCCGCTGCGGCCGGTTGCAAAGTGGTCAGCCAGGAACTGGAAAGCCCGCTGTTCGGCGACAAGCCGGACGCTGACGATCACGACGAAGATGAAGCGGACAAGGACGGTCACGAGCATCACCACGACCACAGCGAAATCCATGCGCATTACCAGTTCAACTGCGCCACACCGGGGGCGCTGAATACGCTGGATCTGGCGAACGTCTTCAAGACCTTCCCGGCTACGCAGAAGATTCAGGTACAACTGATCAGCGCCAGCGGCCAGCAAGGCACGGAAGTGACGGCGAAATCGGCTGCGCTGAAATTCTGA
- the nrdR gene encoding transcriptional regulator NrdR, producing MHCPFCGANDTKVIDSRLVAEGEQVRRRRECLACGERFTTFETAELVLPRLIKTDGSRQPFDEEKLRAGMQRALEKRPVSVERLESSLVHIKHKLRATGEREVKSLVVGELVMAELQKLDEVAYIRFASVYRRFQDLNEFREEIDRLAREPVKE from the coding sequence ATGCACTGTCCCTTCTGCGGTGCCAACGACACCAAGGTCATCGACTCGCGTCTGGTCGCCGAGGGCGAACAGGTGCGCCGCCGGCGTGAATGCCTGGCCTGCGGCGAACGTTTCACGACGTTCGAGACGGCCGAACTGGTGTTGCCGCGCCTGATCAAAACCGATGGCAGCCGCCAACCATTCGACGAAGAAAAGCTCCGCGCCGGCATGCAGCGCGCGCTGGAGAAACGTCCGGTCAGCGTCGAGCGCCTCGAATCCTCTCTGGTCCACATCAAGCACAAGTTGCGCGCCACCGGCGAGCGCGAGGTCAAATCCCTCGTGGTCGGCGAACTGGTGATGGCCGAACTGCAAAAACTCGATGAGGTCGCGTATATCCGTTTTGCCTCGGTGTACCGGCGCTTTCAGGACCTCAATGAATTCCGCGAAGAGATCGACCGCCTCGCCCGCGAACCGGTGAAAGAATGA
- the trxA gene encoding thioredoxin: MSQQTPYIFDATTADFDQSVIEASFNKPVLVDFWAEWCAPCKALMPMLQGIAESYQGELLLAKVNCDIEQDIVARFGIRSLPTVVLFKDGQPVDGFAGAQPESAVRALLEPHVQMPPPAAADPFEQAQAMFDDGRFAEAEAALVALLNEDNTNARALILYARCLTERGELGEAQTVLDAVKSDEHKAALAGAKAQIQFLGLARDLPDAADLKSRLAQNPQDDEAVYQLAIQQLARQQYEAALDALLKLFIRNRNYGEGLPHKTLLQVFELLGNDHPLVTVYRRKMFAALY; this comes from the coding sequence ATGAGTCAGCAAACGCCGTACATCTTCGACGCCACGACTGCCGATTTCGACCAGTCGGTGATCGAAGCCTCCTTCAACAAGCCGGTGCTGGTGGATTTCTGGGCCGAATGGTGTGCGCCGTGCAAGGCGTTGATGCCGATGCTGCAAGGCATTGCCGAGAGCTATCAGGGCGAGCTGCTGCTGGCCAAGGTCAATTGCGACATCGAGCAGGACATCGTCGCCCGCTTCGGCATTCGCAGCCTGCCGACCGTGGTGCTGTTCAAGGACGGTCAGCCGGTCGATGGCTTTGCCGGCGCTCAACCGGAATCTGCCGTGCGCGCCCTGCTCGAACCGCATGTGCAAATGCCGCCACCGGCTGCTGCCGACCCGTTCGAACAGGCTCAGGCGATGTTCGACGACGGCCGTTTCGCCGAGGCCGAAGCGGCTCTGGTCGCCCTGCTCAATGAAGACAATACCAACGCCAGGGCGCTGATCCTCTACGCACGCTGCCTGACCGAACGCGGTGAGCTGGGCGAAGCGCAAACTGTGCTCGACGCGGTCAAGAGCGATGAGCACAAAGCCGCACTGGCCGGGGCCAAGGCGCAGATCCAGTTCCTCGGCCTCGCCCGGGACCTGCCGGACGCCGCCGACCTGAAGAGCCGCCTGGCGCAAAATCCGCAGGACGATGAAGCGGTGTATCAACTGGCGATCCAGCAACTGGCACGCCAGCAATACGAAGCGGCGCTGGACGCCCTGCTCAAACTGTTCATCCGCAACCGCAACTATGGCGAAGGCTTGCCGCACAAGACCTTGCTGCAGGTGTTCGAGCTGCTGGGCAATGATCACCCGTTGGTGACGGTGTATCGCCGCAAGATGTTTGCTGCGCTTTATTGA
- a CDS encoding CHAP domain-containing protein produces the protein MKSEIKLIFKDFLMQPPPGVKFQLLIDGQVVDDNIVQNDDRPRMYSLMSKNGQIAITLAGKELSSIKTRDTHEVTVQIVGNSGTKKGMHTATLNPGKSLSIVAISPWVKVPLTTSGAVSNDAFYEVEYGVKRTNETRTVKVVIQDMPRRILMEALSHRGSTQWAGNKSKKSLPHPTLRQSVEFPPNTNKCNLFVYDVLTAIGVNVALIEHGKSKYLPYFSKVSPPLAGEWANGQRLLNSWKVERTPLPGDVGAYAMNYSDASGHVGFVLTKGVCISAGWEKVEVNDAGFRHATGNANPSDHDFTIFRRYKHSTPQ, from the coding sequence ATGAAATCGGAAATCAAACTCATCTTTAAAGACTTTCTGATGCAGCCACCGCCAGGCGTAAAATTTCAGCTGCTTATTGACGGTCAAGTCGTAGATGACAACATCGTTCAAAACGATGACAGGCCTCGCATGTATTCATTAATGTCCAAAAACGGCCAGATCGCTATAACGCTCGCGGGCAAGGAACTATCGTCGATCAAGACCCGAGACACCCACGAAGTGACGGTTCAGATTGTGGGGAACTCCGGTACAAAAAAAGGTATGCACACTGCGACGTTGAATCCAGGGAAGTCTCTTTCGATCGTAGCGATATCACCGTGGGTAAAAGTCCCGCTTACGACCAGCGGCGCTGTCTCGAACGACGCGTTCTACGAAGTCGAATATGGTGTGAAACGTACCAATGAAACCCGAACGGTGAAAGTCGTCATTCAGGACATGCCGCGCAGGATACTGATGGAGGCGCTGTCACACCGGGGATCAACACAATGGGCAGGGAATAAAAGCAAAAAGTCGCTACCACACCCTACTCTCAGGCAGAGCGTGGAATTTCCACCAAACACAAATAAATGCAATCTGTTCGTCTACGACGTGCTGACCGCAATTGGGGTCAACGTGGCGTTGATTGAACATGGCAAATCGAAATACCTGCCATATTTCTCCAAGGTTAGCCCTCCGCTCGCGGGTGAATGGGCGAATGGACAACGATTGCTCAACAGCTGGAAAGTCGAGCGCACGCCGTTGCCCGGGGACGTCGGCGCTTACGCAATGAATTATTCCGACGCCAGCGGCCATGTCGGCTTCGTTCTAACGAAGGGCGTATGCATTTCTGCAGGGTGGGAAAAAGTTGAAGTTAACGACGCAGGTTTTCGCCATGCGACCGGTAATGCAAATCCCAGCGACCATGACTTCACTATTTTCCGACGCTACAAACACAGCACGCCACAATGA
- the ribBA gene encoding bifunctional 3,4-dihydroxy-2-butanone-4-phosphate synthase/GTP cyclohydrolase II, producing the protein MALNSIEELVEDIRQGKMVILMDDEDRENEGDLIMAAECCQAEHINFMAKHARGLICMPMSRERCELLKLPLMAPRNGSGFGTKFTVSIEAAEGVTTGISAADRARTVQAAAAKDARAEDIVSPGHIFPLMAQAGGTLARAGHTEAACDLARMAGFEPSGVICEVMNDDGTMSRRAELEAFAAEHNIKIGTIADLIHYRMIHERTVQRIAEQPLDSELGQFNLVTYRDSVEGDVHMALTLGTVCAEEPTLVRVHNMDPLRDLLMVKQPGRWSLRAAMAAVAEAGSGVVLLLGHPLDGDVLLAHIRETGEQAAPKKPTTYSIVGAGSQILRDLGVRKMRLMSAPMKFNAISGFDLEVVEYVPSE; encoded by the coding sequence GTGGCGCTCAATAGCATCGAAGAACTGGTTGAAGACATCCGCCAAGGCAAGATGGTCATCCTAATGGATGACGAAGACCGCGAGAACGAAGGCGATCTGATCATGGCCGCCGAATGCTGCCAGGCCGAACACATCAACTTCATGGCCAAGCACGCCCGTGGCCTGATCTGCATGCCGATGAGCCGCGAGCGTTGCGAATTGTTGAAGCTGCCGCTGATGGCGCCGCGCAACGGTTCCGGTTTCGGCACCAAGTTCACCGTATCCATCGAAGCCGCCGAGGGCGTGACCACCGGTATTTCCGCTGCGGATCGCGCGCGCACCGTGCAAGCGGCTGCCGCCAAAGACGCCAGGGCTGAAGACATCGTCAGCCCGGGCCACATTTTTCCGCTGATGGCCCAGGCCGGCGGCACCCTCGCGCGCGCCGGCCACACTGAAGCCGCTTGCGACCTGGCGCGCATGGCCGGTTTCGAGCCGAGCGGAGTGATCTGCGAAGTGATGAACGACGACGGCACCATGTCCCGTCGCGCTGAACTTGAAGCATTCGCCGCTGAACACAACATCAAGATCGGCACCATCGCCGACCTGATTCACTACCGGATGATCCACGAACGTACCGTTCAGCGGATTGCCGAGCAGCCGCTGGACAGCGAACTGGGCCAATTCAACCTGGTGACCTATCGTGATTCGGTGGAAGGCGACGTGCACATGGCCCTGACGCTGGGCACTGTCTGCGCCGAAGAGCCGACCCTGGTTCGCGTGCACAACATGGACCCGCTGCGCGACCTGTTGATGGTCAAGCAACCGGGCCGCTGGAGCCTGCGCGCCGCCATGGCTGCGGTCGCCGAGGCCGGCAGCGGTGTGGTGCTGTTGCTCGGTCACCCACTCGATGGCGACGTGTTGCTGGCGCATATCCGTGAAACCGGTGAGCAGGCAGCGCCGAAAAAACCGACCACCTACAGCATTGTCGGTGCCGGTTCGCAGATCCTGCGTGACCTCGGCGTGCGCAAAATGCGCTTGATGTCGGCACCGATGAAGTTCAATGCGATATCCGGTTTCGATCTGGAAGTTGTAGAATACGTGCCCTCCGAATAA
- a CDS encoding IS110 family transposase, producing the protein MSGFVGVDIAKNTFDIATHLPNGKHKTKAKLANDPKGFKEFEAWLEKNAERSALIVMEATSVYHLELAEFVYNKGFRVCVVNPATTKAYADSELRRIKTDKSDAKLIADFAREKDQKLHPWAPEPLKYRQLKAMVRRLDDLQEMEQMELNRLDVSDEKVKDSINSVLRHIEKEIVETHKAIKKHIDDDPDMRQMRNLIVTIDGIGQKTLERLLAELGDLRKYSDPRQLVAAAGLNPKLQESGKLKGHTLISRVGSARLRAGLYMPGMVALKHNKAIKAMKERLEANGKAPKQIICAAMRKLLHFVYGVLKSGLPYDPKLALAR; encoded by the coding sequence ATGTCTGGTTTCGTTGGCGTCGACATCGCAAAGAACACCTTTGATATCGCTACACACCTGCCCAATGGCAAGCACAAAACCAAGGCCAAGCTGGCCAACGACCCAAAGGGCTTTAAAGAGTTTGAGGCGTGGCTAGAAAAAAACGCCGAGCGTTCGGCCCTGATCGTGATGGAAGCCACGAGCGTCTACCACTTGGAGCTCGCGGAGTTCGTTTACAACAAAGGCTTCCGGGTCTGCGTCGTGAACCCGGCTACGACCAAAGCGTACGCTGACAGCGAACTGCGCCGCATCAAGACTGATAAAAGTGATGCCAAACTGATCGCTGACTTTGCCCGGGAAAAGGATCAAAAACTTCACCCATGGGCGCCTGAGCCGCTGAAATACCGCCAGTTGAAAGCAATGGTGCGCCGCCTGGATGACCTTCAGGAAATGGAACAAATGGAGCTTAATCGTCTGGACGTTTCCGACGAAAAGGTCAAAGACTCGATCAACTCTGTTCTGCGCCATATCGAAAAAGAGATCGTGGAAACGCATAAGGCGATCAAAAAACACATCGATGACGACCCGGATATGCGTCAGATGCGGAATCTGATCGTAACCATCGACGGCATCGGACAAAAAACGCTTGAACGATTGCTGGCCGAACTGGGTGACTTGCGCAAATACAGTGACCCTCGCCAACTGGTCGCTGCTGCGGGGCTCAATCCAAAGCTGCAGGAATCAGGAAAGCTCAAAGGTCATACCCTGATCTCAAGAGTAGGGTCAGCACGGCTGCGTGCAGGCCTCTACATGCCTGGCATGGTGGCGCTGAAACACAATAAGGCGATCAAGGCGATGAAAGAACGCCTGGAAGCCAACGGCAAGGCTCCCAAGCAGATCATCTGCGCAGCAATGCGCAAGCTGCTGCACTTCGTTTACGGAGTGCTCAAGTCAGGACTGCCATATGACCCGAAACTTGCGCTTGCCCGGTAA
- a CDS encoding class I SAM-dependent methyltransferase → MKAPLDLQHALGELLGDARLKACALPGTDLHLWLIDGDNMAREFSQEETQRILHEPPYWSFCWASGLAVARYLAQFPEWVGGKRVLDFGAGSGIAGIAAVKAGALEVVACDLDPLAIAACRANAELNAVQMSYSTDFFAEADRFDLILVADVLYDRANLPLLDAFLSRGREALVADSRVRDFRHPLYERIEMLEAMTLPDLAEPEEFRHVSLYHARRD, encoded by the coding sequence ATGAAGGCACCGCTCGACCTGCAACATGCCTTGGGCGAATTGCTCGGCGACGCCAGACTGAAAGCCTGCGCGTTGCCCGGCACCGATTTGCATCTGTGGCTGATCGACGGCGATAACATGGCCCGCGAGTTCAGCCAGGAAGAAACCCAGCGCATCCTGCATGAACCGCCCTATTGGAGTTTTTGCTGGGCCAGCGGCTTGGCCGTGGCGCGTTATCTGGCGCAGTTTCCAGAGTGGGTGGGCGGCAAACGCGTGCTGGATTTCGGCGCCGGTTCCGGGATTGCCGGGATCGCGGCGGTGAAGGCCGGCGCGCTGGAAGTGGTGGCCTGCGATCTCGATCCGTTGGCGATCGCCGCGTGCCGGGCGAATGCCGAGCTCAATGCTGTGCAGATGAGCTACTCGACGGATTTCTTTGCCGAAGCCGATCGCTTCGATCTGATACTGGTCGCCGACGTGTTGTACGACCGGGCCAATCTGCCGCTGCTCGATGCGTTTCTCAGTCGCGGGCGCGAGGCGCTGGTGGCGGATTCGCGGGTGCGCGATTTTCGTCATCCGCTGTATGAGCGGATTGAAATGCTCGAGGCGATGACCTTGCCGGATCTGGCGGAGCCGGAAGAATTCCGACATGTCAGCCTCTACCATGCGCGGCGTGACTGA